A genomic region of Colletes latitarsis isolate SP2378_abdomen chromosome 7, iyColLati1, whole genome shotgun sequence contains the following coding sequences:
- the L(1)g0196 gene encoding inositol hexakisphosphate and diphosphoinositol-pentakisphosphate kinase isoform X17, producing the protein MSYTELEHGYQGLRNATRPIFYVGDINTVQPTLVGPVASSIYRSSKRAELSDGCSNDDSCMGGNDLEGEGKQVLVGVCAMAKKSQSKPMKEILTRLEEFEYIKIVVFPEEVILKESVEDWPIVDCLISFHSKGFPLDKAINYANLRNPFIINNLPMQYDIQDRRRVYAILSSEGIEIPRYAVLDRDSSDPKHHELVESEDHVEVNGVTFNKPFVEKPVSAEDHNIYIYYPTSAGGGSQRLFRKIGSRSSVYSPESRVRKTGSYIYEDFMPTDGTDVKVYTVGPDYAHAEARKSPALDGKVERDSEGKEIRYPVILSNAEKLISRKVCLAFKQTVCGFDLLRANGQSFVCDVNGFSFVKNSNKYYDDCAKILGNMILRELAPTLHIPWSVPFQLDDPPIVPTTFGKMMELRCVVAVIRHGDRTPKQKMKVEVRHPKFFEIFAKYDGYKHGHIKLKRPKQLQEILDTARSLLAEIQHRAAGPELEEKQGKLEQLKSVLEMYGHFSGINRKVQMKYQPRGRPRGSSSDDDRLGEPSLVLILKWGGELTPAGRIQAEELGRIFRCMYPGGQGRHLSGDYAGAQGLGLLRLHSTFRHDLKIYASDEGRVQMTAAAFAKGLLALEGELTPILVQMVKSANTNGLLDNDCDSSKYQNMVKTRLHELLQQDREFTREDREQINPGNALSINAAMDFVKNPVRCCQHVHILIQKLMDIVRIKKDDPKTKDAILYHGETWELMGRRWGKIEKDFCTKHKRFDISKIPDIYDCIKYDLQHNNHTLQFEHAEELYIYSKYLADIVIPQEYGLTVQEKLTIGQGICTPLLKKIRADLQRNIEESGEETVNRLNPRYSHGVSSPGRHVRTRLYFTSESHVHSLLTVLRYGGLLDVMKDEQWRRAMEYVSMVSELNYMSQIVVMLYEDPTKDPSSEERFHVELHFSPGVNCCVQKNLPPGPGFRPHSRNESSHNIGESGGGSAQDTISQCSARIEEEDVELGILEDDFMNPSIQSDTPPPVMETDVADLTMDSPTTSRAVDMMDLDPNMMDEPFDSGFLQSSAPIPISARTVAGHEAARLGSQLAASQRQRRNAERGGIVEPRARSYDHQRQDKAEKAADKLQYQSLDAVNKEGKHATECRTQRSSQALLHVPMGKSVALSHSFSSPELPVPSTETFTSTPLVTLHNTPLVSPNSRTSDITNIVLPVPTVHSSTCLDTDSEETQPRPRSQSKKYGRSHTEMILPCVECNGELSDPKKLPRNNPWPKSSLSLSCHERIRETAKGRIETEKRSRSLSPYLPRCLCYNCNVSELILRSRELPPVERSNFDTYFARSLSHKFFNCSCYLNLRQDESTCSSCSVSSNDSYGNVNESRQSMNFDLDVGLFHAYHKGQRSVFLEREIPNSYYSKSASSEPSVCKRQISKEKQKWKPNMKVTKRMFNGGSVENNRTPTRTISCPNLSVSNILPLVSSLCSIQSSSASCSRARRRRSCTNVSLQRHSSLVEVPDHSSMLYHTSSVHNNDVHNYHDIPRKSNYRTKCPRAPFSRLQPQRSFSSPDTRPSIIQPDPTCTARRHRHSISGQMSYFKLLGYNINKKLTGSANSLFSTAVISGSSSAPNLKDMVPPHASAVAAIDGFGGVPPIRPLETLHNALSLRQLDSFLEMMTSAPLFRTPASSPPKYPSPAGSTHESVNQTLGIGGISREYHSSDLEAVRYITPTPIQYKSSNDGETCDIRNQLSPTSPNSTGWNSEPQSFLSSEPSSPAPTSTGECSMSISLISNEGVQSFNTGAKFPTTPCLDVDFNEFCMNIDQDHRESRGSVSYTDYYSNEDGQIRKCGFGAGFGSNFQKIIRTDDLPIDNIDDDEDHTITLKQTEERKKQDVKQIFEQKENLSTKSNSYKKIGRFLVESMDISDEDVRIKEVDTVFDKVKPSISQKAESSNAEKGQKIKDKSIEMIQDQKKTHLPNSHKRKIFSRSQSVSAPKAVVSKTETNFSYKCTSKLSSLSNMSGKDLENWKQNMMQPEPSQTTVNLEEPILTVASSLTSSTSVTIGFNVEEKKIE; encoded by the exons GCCGAACTGTCGGACGGGTGTAGCAATGATGATAGTTGCATGGGTGGTAATGATTTGGAAGGGGAAGGAAAACAAGTTCTGGTTGGAGTCTGTGCGATGGCCAAAAAGTCGCAAAGTAAACCGATGAAGGAAATTTTAACAAGATTAGAAGAATTTGAATACATTAAAATAGTAGTATTTCCTGAAGAAGTTATTTTAAAG gaATCGGTAGAAGATTGGCCAATTGTTGATTGTTTAATAAGTTTTCATAGTAAGGGTTTTCCTCTTGATAAAGCTATAAATTATGCTAATCTTAGAAATCCTTTTATTATCAATAATTTACCAATGCAATATGATATCCAG GACCGTAGAAGAGTTTATGCCATTTTAAGCAGCGAGGGTATTGAAATTCCAAGATATGCTGTTCTGGACAGAGATTCTTCTGATCCAAAAC ATCATGAATTGGTGGAGTCAGAAGATCATGTGGAAGTTAATGGTGTTACGTTTAATAAACCATTTGTGGAAAAGCCAGTATCTGCTGAGGatcataatatttatatttattatcctACATCTGCAGGAGGAGGCAGTCAGAGGTTATTCAGAAAG ATCGGAAGTCGTAGTAGTGTATATTCACCAGAATCTCGAGTACGTaaaacaggctcatacatttaCGAAGATTTTATGCCTACTGATGGCACAGATGTTAAAGTTTATACCGTGGGTCCGGATTATGCCCATGCGGAAGCAAGAAAAAGTCCTGCGCTAGACGGAAAAGTTGAAAGAGATTCGGAAGGAAAAGAAATTCGCTATCCTGTTATATTAAGTAATGCTGAAAAACTAATTAGTAGAAAAGTGTGTTTAGCTTTCAAACAAACGGTTTGTGGTTTCGACTTGCTCAG GGCAAATGGTCAGTCATTCGTGTGTGATGTAAATGGATTCAGTTTTGTAAAAAACTCAAATAAATATTACGATGACTGCGCTAAGATTTTAGGAAATATGATTCTAAGGGAGTTAGCACCTACTTTGCATATTCCATGGAGTGTCCCCTTTCAGTTGGATGATCCACCTATTGTACCCACTACATTCGGAAAAAT GATGGAATTACGTTGTGTTGTTGCTGTTATAAGACATGGCGATAGaactccaaaacagaaaatgaaaGTGGAAGTTCGACATCCAAA attttttgaaatatttgcaaAATATGATGGTTATAAACAtggtcatattaaattgaaacgacctaaaCAATTACAAGAGATTTTAGACACTGCACGCAGTCTATTAGCTGAAATACAACATCGAGCTGCAGGGCCAGAATTAGAAGAAAAACAAGGAAAACTTGAACAACTAAAAAGTGTTTTAGAAAT GTACGGTCACTTCTCAGGAATAAATCGCAAAGTACAAATGAAATATCAACCAAGAGGACGTCCAAGAGGAAGTTCCTCGGATGATG ATCGACTTGGAGAACCGTCGCTTGTCTTGATCCTAAAATGGGGTGGAGAATTAACACCAGCTGGTCGAATTCAAGCAGAGGAGTTAGGAAGAATATTTCGCTGCATGTACCCTGGTGGTCAAGGTAGACACCTTAGTG gtGATTATGCTGGTGCTCAAGGTTTGGGTTTACTTCGACTTCATTCGACTTTTCGtcacgatttaaaaatttacgcAAGCGATGAAGGAAGAGTTCAGATGACAGCAGCTGCTTTTGCAAAAGGTTTACTTGCATTAGAGGGCGAATTAACGCCCATATTAGTACAGATGGTTAAGAGCGCTAATACTAATGGTCTCTTGGACAATGATTGTGATAgtagtaaatatcaaaatat GGTAAAAACACGACTCCATGAATTATTACAACAGGATAGAGAATTTACTCGCGAAGATCGGGAACAAATAAACCCTGGGAATGCATTGAGTATTAATGCAGCCATGGATTTTGTTAAAAACCCTGTTCGATGTTGTCAACACGTACATATTTTAATCCAAAAATTAATGGATATTGTGCGCATTAAAAAAGATGATCCGAAAACTAAAG ATGCAATTCTTTACCATGGAGAAACATGGGAATTAATGGGTCGCCGGTGGGGAAAGATTGAAAAAGACTTCTGTACCAAACATAAGAGATTTGATATATCAAAAATTCCGGATATTTATGATTGTATAAAATATGATTTGCAACATAACAATCATACATTGCAATTTGAGCATGCAGAAGAATTGTATATTTATTCCAAATATTTGGCAGACATTGTTATACCCCAG GAATATGGATTAACAGTGCAGGAGAAACTTACAATAGGGCAAGGTATTTGTACTCCTCTTCTAAAAAAGATAAGAGCGGATTTGCAAAGAAATATTGAAGAATCAGGAGAAGAAACGGTTAATAGGCTCAATCCAAG gtaCTCTCATGGGGTTTCAAGTCCTGGTCGTCATGTACGCACAAGACTTTACTTCACAAGTGAAAGTCATGTACATTCATTGTTAACAGTTTTGCGTTACGGTGGTTTACTTGAT GTAATGAAAGATGAGCAATGGCGCCGGGCTATGGAGTATGTTAGCATGGTGTCTGAATTAAACTATATGTCACAAATTGTAGTTATGTTATACGAAGATCCAACTAAGGATCCCAGTAGTGAAGAACGTTTTCACGTTGAATTACATTTTAGCCCCGGTGTTAATTGTTGCGTACAAAAGAATTTGCCACCAGGGCCGGGCTTTAGACCTCATTCACGCAACGAAAGTAGTCATAATATT GGTGAAAGTGGTGGTGGTTCTGCTCAAGATACTATTTCTCAATGTAGTGCACGAATAGAAGAAGAAGATGTAGAACTAGGAATTTTGGAAGATGATTTCATGAATCCGTCAATACAATCT GATACACCTCCTCCAGTGATGGAAACAGATGTCGCAGATTTAACTATGGATAGTCCAACAACTAGCAGAGCTGTTGATATGATGGATCTAGACCCTAATATGATGGATGAACCATTTGATAGTGGTTTTTTGCAAAGTTCGGCACCAATTCCAATAAG TGCTAGAACTGTAGCGGGTCATGAAGCAGCTAGACTTGGTAGTCAATTAGCTGCTAGTCAACGTCAACGACGCAACGCAGAGAGAGGTGGAATTGTTGAACCACGTGCACGTAGTTACGATCATCAAAGACAAGATAAAGCTGAAAAAG CTGCGGACAAGCTGCAGTATCAGAGCTTGGACGCGGTCAACAAAGAAG GAAAGCATGCAACAGAGTGTCGAACACAGAGATCTAGCCAGGCTTTGCTGCACGTGCCAATGGGAAAGTCAGTGGCTTTGTCGCACTCCTTCAGTTCACCAGAGTTACCTGTTCCTTCGACTGAAACCTTTACTTCAACACCTTTGGTGACTTTACATAATACTCCCCTAGTTTCACCGAACAGCAGGACTTCGGATATCACGAATATCGTGCTCCCGGTTCCCACAGTTCATTCTTCAACATGTCTTGATACTGATTCTGAAGAGACTCAACCTCGGCCACGTTCTCAAAGTAAGAAATACGGACGTTCCCATACAGAAATGATTCTTCCCTGCGTCGAATGTAATGGTGAGTTGAGCGATCCTAAGAAGCTGCCACGAAACAATCCGTGGCCAAAGTCTTCCCTTTCGTTATCCTGTCACGAAAGAATCCGAGAGACTGCAAAAGGGCGAATCGAAACCGAGAAACGATCTCGTTCGTTGTCTCCCTACCTACCCAGATGTCTTTGTTATAACTGTAATGTATCAGAGCTGATATTGCGGAGCAGAGAACTACCACCTGTGGAACGTTCCAATTTCGACACCTACTTCGCTCGCTCGCTGTCGCATAAGTTTTTTAATTGTTCCTGTTACTTAAATTTACGTCAGGATGAATCTACTTGTTCCTCTTGCAGCGTTTCTTCCAATGACAGTTATGGAAATGTCAATGAATCTCGACAATCGATGAACTTTGATCTAGACGTTGGGTTGTTCCATGCATATCATAAAGGACAACGTTCTGTGTTTCTTGAGAGAGAGATTCCTAATTCTTATTATTCAAAGTCTGCGTCTAGTGAACCTTCTGTGTGTAAACGTCAGATATCCAAGGAAAAGCAGAAGTGGAAACCCAACATGAAAGTAACTAAACGGATGTTTAATGGTGGATCTGTTGAGAATAACCGTACGCCAACCAGAACGATATCCTGTCCCAATTTGTCTGTATCTAATATCCTTCCTCTTGTCAGTTCACTTTGTTCGATTCAAAGTTCCTCAGCCAGCTGTTCTCGGGCCCGCAGACGTCGATCTTGTACTAATGTGAGTCTCCAACGGCACAGTAGTCTGGTAGAAGTACCAGATCATAGTAGTATGCTTTATCATACGTCCTCTGTGCACAATAATGATGTTCACAACTATCACGATATTCCTCGCAAATCTAACTATCGTACCAAGTGTCCACGTGCACCGTTCTCCCGACTCCAGCCTCAACGATCCTTCTCATCTCCAGACACACGACCTTCAATCATTCAACCTGACCCTACCTGCACAGCAAGGCGCCACCGTCACAGTATCTCCGGACAGATGAGTTATTTCAAGCTGTTGGGCTACAACATCAACAAGAAGCTAACTGGATCAGCGAACAGTTTGTTCAGCACCGCAGTTATCAGTGGATCCTCAAGTGCTCCGAATCTAAAGGATATGGTACCTCCTCATGCCTCCGCTGTTGCTG CGATAGATGGTTTCGGCGGTGTACCTCCAATAAGACCTTTAGAAACACTTCACAATGCACTGTCACTACGTCAGTTGGATTCTTTCTTGGAAATGATGACGAGTGCTCCCTTGTTTCGAACACCTGCTTCTTCGCCTCCAAAATATCCATCGCCCGCTGGATCAACGCACGAATCCGTTAATCAAACTCTCGGTATTGGTGGAATCAGTCGCGAGTACCACTCTTCCGACTTGGAAGCTGTCAG ATACATCACACCGACTCCTATACAATACAAATCTTCAAACGACGGAGAAACTTGCGACATTAGAAATCAATTATCTCCAACTAGTCCTAATA GTACCGGATGGAATAGTGAACCACAATCGTTTCTATCATCTGAACCTTCGTCTCCTGCTCCAACTTCAACAGGAGAGTGTAGTATGTCCATAAGTCTAATTAGCAATGAAGG AGTACAGTCTTTTAACACGGGAGCTAAATTTCCTACAACTCCTTGTCTGGATGTTGATTTTAACGAATTTTGCAtgaatattgatcaagatcatAGAGAAAGTCGTGGTAGTGTGTCATATACGGATTATTATAGCAACGAAGACGGTCAAATTCGGAAATGTGGTTTTGGAGCAGGTTTTGGTAGTAATTTTCAGAAAATCATACGCACCGATGATCTTCCTATTGATAATATCGATGATGACGAAGACCATACAATAACATTAAAGCAAACTGAAGAGCGAAAGAAACAGGATGTTAAACAAATATTTGAACAAAAGGAGAATCTGAGTACAAAGTCTAATAGTTACAAAAAAATTGGAAG ATTTCTTGTTGAAAGTATGGATATATCAGATGAAGACGTCAGGATCAAAGAAGTGGACACTGTATTTGACAAAGTAAAGCCGTCCATCTCTCAGAAAGCTGAAtcttccaatgcagaaaaaggtcAGAAAATTAAAGATAAAAGTATAGAAATGATTCAAGACCAAAAGAAAACTCACCTTCCTAACAGTCATAAGAGGAAAATTTTTTCTCGGTCGCAAAGTGTTTCTGCACCAAAAGCGGTTGTGTCGAAGACTGAAACGAACTTCAGTTATAAATGCACATCAAAATTAAGCTCACTTTCAAATATGTCGGGTAAAGATTTAGAAAATTGGAAGCAGAACATGATGCAACCAGAACCTTCTCAAACCACAGTAAACTTAGAAGAACCAATCCTGACTGTTGCAAGTAGTTTGACAAGCAGCACTAGCGTAACAATAGGTTTCAATGTTGAAGAGAAAAAAATAGAATGA